In Arachis hypogaea cultivar Tifrunner chromosome 7, arahy.Tifrunner.gnm2.J5K5, whole genome shotgun sequence, the genomic window gtagaacggaggtggttgtcaggcacatgttcatggattgaggaaggtgatgagtgtcacagatcatcaccttcttcatagtaaagcgcgaatgaacatcttagatagaagcaagcgtgtttgaatggagaacagaaatagttgcattaattcatcgagacgctgcagagctcctcacccccaacaatggagtttaaagactcatgccgtcaaagagtataaaattaagatctaaaaaatgtcatgatatccaaaataagtctctaaaagttgtttaaatactgaactagtaacctaggtttacagaaaatgagtaaactaagataattggtgcagaaatccacttctagggcccacttggtgtgtgctggggctgagacttaagcttctcacgtgcctgggctgtttctggagttgaatgccaggttgtaacctgtttctagcgttgaactccGACttttaacctgtttctggtgctgaacgccagactgcaacatggaactggcgttgaacgccaatttatgtcgtctatcttcacacaaagtatagactattatatattgctggaaagcccaagatgtctacgttccaacccaattgagatcgcgccaattggactcctgtagctccaaataatccattccgagtgcggggaggtcagaatccaacaacatcagcagtcctttttcagcctgaatcagatttttgctcaactccctcaatttcagccagaaaatacctgaaatcatagaaaagcacacaaactcatagtaaagtccagaaatatgattttttcctaaaaactaataaaaatctactaaaaactaactaaaacacactagaaTCTGTATGAAATTacctccaaaaagcgtataaaatatccgctcatcatatatcAATACAAAGGATGAAAAACTAAaacattaatccataggaatcaacagatctcctaaccttaaccaagaaaAATTAGTTACTCATGTTTTTTTgagaaatcctaatctaatgtAAAACCTAAAACTAATGAAGATTGAATGACCCCCGAGATAATGTGTCGTCCCCTCTTAATTACTCACTCTAatctaattcaaattcaaactaaaatAGAATCAAGATCCAAATAGAATCAAATCTATCTAATCAATGATTACCTCTGGTAGAACTTCTAATCTTTATCTCCTTTCAAATCCTCAATTAATGCTGTGATTGGTAGGCCTAAGTTGAGCTATCAATTGACCAcatgaatgatgaaaggttggaAGTTTAGTGGCTTGAATCGAGGTTCTGGAAGGTGTCCACCATCTGCATTGTAGGTGAAACCTCCGTGATGGCCCAGATTGAGATCAAGGATAAATGGTGCAATCGGGCTCGAGGAGATGGAGATCAAGGATGAGGTCGAGGAGATGCTACAGTCTTCGATTCCCAAATGGATTTGTTCAAAAATCGCATGCCTAATCGGAACGCACGTGGTCATGGCAAGGCTCCCTTTCTTCATCCTTTAGCTTCCCAAAAAGTGGTTCATTTGTTCTCGATTTCTAGCTATTTTCCTTCCAAAGTTTTCTGTAGTCAATGAATTCAACTAATCAAAGTAATGTTCTTAAAAACCTAAACATCATTGTTTATTTAACAGGAATTCTTAGTAAATTTCTAGTAAATCGATtgaaataaagaaggaaaaacaCCAAAGATGCGGACGCATCATAACACCAGACTTAATactttgcttgttctcaagcaaaagagaagaaaagaaagcatTGTTTTAGATAAAACGGATCAAATTATTCTTGAAGCTCTTGTCCTTCTTAGGAGTGGGGTTTAGCAAACCACGtgagtgttattgattctcttcttccTTGATGACTCTTGAGTTCTTAGGAATGAAGTATCCCTAAGAATTAAAGCTCAGATGATATTATGAGATACttcttttaagttttttattgatCCTTGAATTCTTTATAACAGAGAGTTTTTTCGGATTGACAACTCTAAGTGCTCCATTTTCAAGGCAACTCATGATAGTGGGTGTTAGATCGATAATTGATGTGTGAGCATTGCGTaccctttttcttgcattttctagttgtttttagttagactTTTTTTAGTTTTACTTAATTCTATTGCAAAAATCCTATTTGGCATCCCCCCCAGGGCACTAAATGCCCAACCAGCGTTTAGTGCCAGTAGCGTATGCAAGTCTGCCCCCTTTAGGGCGTTAAATGTCCAatatggcatttaacgccagcagtGCTATTCAAATTCTCTATCTTTGGCATCTCAAGTTGATTTAacatttattagttatattttattttctttttataatttttatttacaaacaatatcttttagatttaggatttattattttttatttattttacgtaTTAAATTAGGTTaggataaaagggaaaagatcttTGGGATCTTAGATCTTTTTCCTTCCGCACGTTTTCAGAACCCTAGTTTCTCTGTAAGTCACGAGCAGctaaatcaccaagagattagGCTTAAAACATCTAATTAAGTGACCACAAGAGTGGTGGTTAATGAAgattagaggaggctaaatcactaagagattagggtttagacattTATAGTTTGCCATCgaatgaatcatgcattgttaaaatagttggtaagaacttttaatccgaaaaagtaaacatctccaaATCCTTAACTGTTTTTCTCATactgtttttacaccaaacttgTTATTCATTTTCTTTATTCTCTTGTTTACTATTTTATGCAAATTACACCATCAAACAaccttttctgtttgcctaactaagccaattggATAAACATTGttgctcagtccgacaatcctcgtgggatcgaccctcactcacctgaggtattacttggatgacccggtgcacttgccggttaagttgtgtGAGTTCACAATTTGCGCACCAATAATCCCAGGCCAGTTGACCCAAGTTACtgggtgataaggcacccctcaAATCTAATTACCGGAGCCACTCCTTGATTCGTTCACAAATCATTTGCGTATGCACACAAGGCAAGTTTCTAGCTCCAGTTTTTGAGACTTCATCACAGACATTGGTCCCAACGTTGGAGtgccaacgttacctccaacgttgctcacttgtgcgtgcacacactgccttgtgcgtgtgcacaccttgaatttttcttcttgtgcgtacgcacacaacgcTGTGCGTAAGCACACAAGGCAATTTTTTTAGTTCCCACATTTAGTCTCATCGaagacgttggaggtaacgttggtgacccaatgttccctccaacgttggcaccagTACTTGCAGAATGTTGCAGCCCCTTCCTCCAATGCTTGAGGCAacattggtgagccaactttggccaccaacgttgcttccttttcttctttccatAGTTCTTCTTTACttctcttcacctatcatcaaccaatacatgcatcaaagctttgctagATTCACAAGAGTTTGCATCATTCTTAACACACAAGTAAATATaacataaatctcatgaaaatacaTCAATTTAACCATGTTTGAATAAATCAAGGTATTCATGAAACTTTTATCTaaacagttatttatttattgctcaacaaagtgcataaaacctaataaaaacaaaagaaaaatgctagtgaaactagcctaagatgccttggcatcactctGAGccgtgagcaactaaacctccagtGTTAAAGTTAGGatagctctgtttatttctatggattgaattgcttttctattttaattaatgtattgattcaatttcaaggattactttcgtacttaaatttatgaatctgggtggaacggaagtatgacccttattctagatGCGTTCTTGTGACCCTTGGAAGAGGTCTCTCACCTGAACACAACTTGAaaataaattcctcctaaattgataattatatgaactaattgggatacgtgacatataatcctgttagctttgggtaattagggtttttgtggctaataaactaaAATTGGACTTAAACCTCTAATTgatattaagtgaccaaggaattggcagttaactaggttagaggagactaaattactaaggaattagggtttagtcaaatatagttttccatgaattgaatcttgcatgattaaaatagttgataAGAAATAGAAATCCAGAAGATATACAActccgaaaccttaactgttttctcacatATTCTTCATATCCCGTTTACTATTTGCTTTTTAattctctgaatttactgttaatgcaatTGTACTCTTAAACATaattttctgcttgtctgactaagttAATCACTTAATCATtctttcttgatccatcaatccatgtggaatcgaccctcactaacttgaggtattacttggtacgacccggtgcacttcaTGGTTAGTTTGTGGACATTTAAATTTCGCACCAATTGGCGAGGATCATCGTTATCTCCACGGGATCATCATGACTAGGGGGTTATTCCTTGAGCTTCCTCTTTCGTAAATGAGATGGTGGGCAAGTCGGGAGATCTACTATCTTCAAACTTGGTACACCTCCTTAAACTGCCTTTTCCGTGATGATTTAGATATTCCACCTCCGGCAAATCCCCTATTTATCATGCGTATGTGCCGCTCGGGAGTGTGAGGTGGATATTCTTGTAATCCTCTTCTTCATCCCTCTTTATTTTCCTCGGGTCGTCCGACCTGTCCACTAAGTACCTATCTAGTCAGCCTTTTCTGGCCAACTTTTCTACgatattttttaaatgataacaCTCATTGGTAGAGTGTCCATAAAGTTTGTGGTATTCGCAGGATTCTGTCTGTCTTCctgattttttatgtttaatcGGACAAGGAGTTGGAAGCTTTTCGGTGTGACATATTTCTTTGTAAACGTCTACTAGAGAGATCCGGAGGGGGTGTACAGGGCGGAGCTAGATGAAACATTAGAGGGGGgtcaaaaatatttatacaattaaataaaactaaaataaaattttaaggggggctaaattgaaatttatatataatttacatgtaaaaaattaaaattagggggtcATCACCCCCCTTCCTCTCCATGTAGCTCCGCCCCTGAGGGTGTAGTTATGGCATCTTTGGGGTTTCTTCAGATTGTACTCTTCCTTCTTCTcagcttctttctctttttcccgAGGTGGATAGGGCAGATTGGTCGTCGGGAGTGGTTcttttagtcaaaaattttcctccatgttgatgtacttctccgcACGCTCTTATACTTTATTCAAGGAAGTCGGTTATCTCTTGGATATGGATTGAGAGAATGACCTTAAGGCCATAGATTAATCCCATTATCACTGCTTCAGTGGGTAGGTTTTGTATCTTCAAGCACGCTTTATTGAATCTCCCCATATAATCCCAGAGTGTCTCTTCGGCTTTTTGTTTAACTCCTAGCAAGCTCGGGGTGTGCTTTACCTTATCTTTCTAAATAGAAAACCTAGTAAGAAACTTCCTTCCTAGGTCGTCGAAGCCAGTTACTAACTTGGGAGGTAAGTTATTAAACAACTTTATCGCAGCTTTGGTTAaggttgttgggaaggctttaGCGAGTGGCGTCAGAGGCGTCAGTCAGGTACATCCGGCTCTTGAAGTTGCTAAGATGGTGTCTAAGGTCATTTTTTCCGTCATAGAGATCTATGTCGAGGGTTTTCAAATTTCTTCGAACTTTGACCCGCATGATCTCTTTTGTGAACGGATCTTCTCCCCCTAAGGGGATTTCTTCCTGATCTGCTCAATTTCCTCATTTTCGGAGATCGGCTTTTAATTTTAAGAGCTTTTCTTCTAGCTCCTTTCGTCGTCTTACCTCTCTCCGCAATTCTCGTCCGCTTCCTGTTGTCGCTCGACTTCCTGCTCGAGGTGTTCAAGTTGTCCGCCATGACCATGAACCATACCTAAGATCTCAGTAGGATGTGGTGGTTCTTCTTCTCTAGCTAGGTGTACCTCTAAGTAGATCCGCCTTGGTTGGGGGTTTCCAAATGTCCCTTCTCCAAGAGGAATATGCGTTTGTTGTTGTGGGAGTATGACGAGGGCATGGTCTTCCTGTTGAGGCTCAGGTTCGGATTCAGATGTCCTATAACTGGCTTCATACTAACGATCCGCCATTATCAAGGGTTGAATCCCAAGTctccggcaatggcaccaatgttccgaggattacctgaaaTGTTGGTTTTGGGcttgaacgtgaggtccagactcCGCATGAGGCAGCGTCTGACTTAATCTTGTATTGAGATACCGCCGaccgagttcctcgtgaggaggtggggatggtacctgcaagagactctgatgcttatgttagcaagggctttaggcaggtttttggtAGATTAGAACGTAAATTATACTTGATTTTGGAGTTGTTGAGATTTATCTTTTAGAAGAAATAGAGATACCTAAATAGATTTGCGGAGGCAATTACTTGCTTTGGACAAGTAGATTTGGGTCCTTTGCAGTGTCCGGCCTCTTTTAAGAGGTCGGGTATAAATTGGAGACATCTTATATGGATTGAGTTTCTTATCCTTACTGAATCTGGCTTATTTATTGGGTTAGGGTATGAATAATAACATTTTcgtaaatcaaatctttttatgtgtaaaattataaatcgaatttaattgattcgatttatatatattaaatcagAATAGGTATATAACCAAATTAAAATCAGAACAACAGTGTAATTTGgttattaattattttgttaaaataaattaTCCAAGATATTAACTTAATTCAAATGGACTGAAATAACGAGTTAAATGGAttggtatattttttatttaattatgttttttaaagaaaaaaatagttgCAATAATAGAACCTAGAACTGTCATCAAATCAGTTTCATCATATACTAACTGTCATCATATTATTCCTCATTTGTAtaccattaaaaaatattaattcttattatcctcctcaattattCATGAGTTGCCTTGAAAGCTACTAGATAATTTGAGTTAAACCCCAAAGTAGTTCCTGAGATTCACGAAATACATTGATTTGGTCCTTGACTTCCCAATTGCACTATTTATATCCTCGAGATTGGAAAAAGTGCACCAAGTTGGTCCCTTCCCCTTTTTTCGTCCAAGCTGCTTCCCGACGGCAATGATCTGGCAATTGATTGCCACGCTAGAAAATAGAAAATGTCATCGTATTAGGATTTGGCGCTAAAATAAGAAAACGACACCGTTTCAAGTAGGAAGGAGTTACCAAAAGTTAAAATCCCCATATTTAAAGAGATCACTTCgtcacttcatcttcttcatatCATTCGAACTGAAAGCTCTATATCCTGGCATTCGCTAGTCCTGGTGAGGGCTTTTGTGGTGTAGCAAATTCGAAACTGTCGGAACCTGCTCATCGTTGGCTCAAAATCGGTGAAAGGAATAGCAAAGCTTTCTCGCGAAGCCCCCTGACACAGAGGTAGGCATGCAGtgaataaactatttttaatttattttttatagtgtTGAGGTATCCATTGTGTTGAATTTGACTTGGGAATCTCGTGTTAGTTGATGAAAAACCATTGAATGTTATATTATTAGCTAGGCATTTTTGCACCAGGTGGTATGGGTTTGGGTTTTCAGAATGCTCTATTTTCACACAAGGAATAAGGGTGTTTCTATAATGGCAATGTCAAAGAAGTAaatgtttttaaataatattgGATTATGTTCTACTATGGTTTGCTGATTATATTATTAATAGCATACATTAGATAAATTGTTATACTTTTTTTTCGGTGTAGATGGAAAAATTGTTGGATATCATGTTCCACTATGGTGGACGTTTAAGAAGAATGTTGATGTTATATTGGCTTACTCACCTGACAATAGAAGTTGCTTAGGAGATTTAGATGAGGATACACCTGATATTTTCTTCGTGAGAAACTATTTCAAGGAGTTGGGGTATGATAAGGTAGTTGAGTGCTGGTGGCTGATTCTTGGCAGGAGCTTGGAGGTAGGACTGAGAGCTTTGACCAGTGATGATGAATTATGGAAGACGTGTTTCCATGCACAGAAGAATGATGGAGTAGTTAATGTTTATTTTGAACATAGAGTTTCCATACCTAAACTATTGGAGGGGAAATGAGCTATGATGTTACTTGATTAAGAAGCACAAGAGGTTTGTGATGGTGACTTACAGACTAACAAGAACACAACTGAGGATAGCTCAAATCAAACCCCAGATGACAAATCAACTACAAACTCAATTTCAAATAAATCAACTACAAACTCAATTCCTTCTACTCCAACTCCCATCGCAAATAAACCTGCTACTGACCCCCCACCACAAATCTTACCAATGATGGCCCTAACTCCATGGGTGATCCTGAGAATCCCAAACCCAATTAGAAGCCCAACCCAAAACCCAATAGGAAGCCCAACCCAACTCCCATTGTGAAGTATAATCAGAAGCTAACTCCAAAGCCCAACCACATTTCAAATCCCAACAAGACTCAACCAAAGCCCAAGTCCAAGTTTACTTCCAACCCAAATCCAAATTTAACCCACCTAAAAGAATTACAAGATCTCAGACAAAGGGATGGAGTACTAACAAAGGCAAGTAATCTCTTTATATGGATTTAACTACAAATGAATCAACAAGTGATGATGGAAGCTCAAAGGATACATCTTATGTCCTAGTGCAGGAGGCCAACTCTAGCAATGATGATGAATTGGTTGCAAGAAATTTGAAACCAATTCGAAAAGAGGTCAAGAAGGTTCAAAAGACATCAAGCATGGCTAAAGGgaaggaaaagataggaaaataTACTATTATGGAAGCTGGTGATGCAATTATTGAGGATTTATCAGATGTAGAGGTGGACCTAGGTTTTCCAAGAACTCCAGGGGAAGGAATTTTGTATGAAGCTCTCGACCCAGGTGTAGAATCTGATGGAGCCAACTCGTGGCACTCAGAGGAGATGAAGACTCCTCCTAATTCTGAAGATGAGTTGGAATCTGATGGGGATTCAGATGAATTTCCCATCTTCTAAGAGGGCCAGAGATTTGGTGAGCTGAAACCGCAAGTGGGCATGAAGTTTAATACCAAATAAGAGTTCAGAGATGCTGTGCGAGAGTTTACCATACAAGAGGGTAGGGGGATTAAGTATGTAAAGAATGATAATCTCAGGTGTAGGGCAGTGTGCCAAGTGGAAGAGTGCTCATGGGTTCTTTTATACATCAAGGGATCATGAAGACTGTTATTGGCAAATCAAGACATTTTATGATGATCATACATGTCCAAGAAAAAATTCTAACAGGGCTGCAAACAGAGCATGACTGACTGGTAAGTTAGTTAAAAAGGTTAGAAAGTATCCTAATTTCAAGCAATGCAAGGTTGCAGTGTACTTTAGGTCAAAGTGTGATCTAATACTGCATAGAAATTCAATAGCTAGAGCCTTGACCGATGCAAGGAATGTTGTTTATGGGGATGAGAAGGCACAATATGCCTTGTTAAGGGATTATAATGAAACGCTTCTGAAAACCAATCCTGGAAACACTCTAAAGATTGGGGTGACTCCACTGCCTGATGAAAAAGTAATGTTTCAGAAGATGTACATTTGCTTGAGTGGTTGCAAGAACGAGTTCAAAGCAGGGTGCCGACCATTAATTGGACTCGATGGTGCATTTCTGAAGACACATATTGGAGGTCGGATATTATCAGCGGTAGCCCAAGATGGAAATCATCACATATATGTGATTGCTTGGGCTATAGTTAACGTTGAAAACAAGGAAAACTGGAAGTGGTTTCTTGAGCTACTCCACGATGATTTAGGAGACTATAAGGTTAACGGATGGTGTTTCATTTCTGATATATAGAAGGTAACTAGTTGTATACTATATAACTTGTTGTGTTATTCAAGTAGTTAGCCATgtattaaagattttattttgttagAATTAAGGGAATCTGGATTATATGTAGGCACCTTTTATGAATTATATGCTATTATATGAAATTGGTTCatcctattatataaaattggttAATTTCTGGATTATATATGATGATATAAATATTTCAAAGTGGTTGATCCTATTTAAGTAGTTTGGTTTCTGCTATATGTGTTTGTCATCTGTATGGATTGATTTCCACTGTAGAAGAGGTCATGCCACAGGTCCATCATCGTTTCTGTGTATGGCTCCTATGGCAAAATTTCAACAAAAGGTGGAAGGATCTTGAGCTGAGGAGACTCCTTTGGGATGCTGCTAGGTCAACCACATTCCAAGACTTTATGGATAATATGGACAAGATAAAAAGGGTGAGTGGGGACGCATGGACATGCCTTAACAAGTGGCTGAGGCATTCATGGACAAAGTCTCAATTTAGCCACAGGCCAAAGCTGGATAATATTTGCAACAATGCATGTGAGGTATTCAATGCATGGATCAAGGAGGCTAAGAGCAAGCCAATCATCACATTGCTTGAAGAGGTAAGGATGTTTGTTATGAGATTGATTGCAAAGAATAAGGTAAAGTTGAACAAACATGTCGGAAAACTTCCTCCTGTTATTCAGAGCAGGTTAGAAAAGGTTCGTAAAGAATTAAAGAATTGGGTCCCTATATGGACTGGAGATGAAGACTATGAAAAATTTGAGGTCCACAGACACCCAACAAACATGGTTGTTAATCTAGGCAA contains:
- the LOC140174409 gene encoding uncharacterized protein, which codes for MTDWSKCDLILHRNSIARALTDARNVVYGDEKAQYALLRDYNETLLKTNPGNTLKIGVTPLPDEKVMFQKMYICLSGCKNEFKAGCRPLIGLDGAFLKTHIGGRILSAVAQDGNHHIYVIAWAIVNVENKENWKWFLELLHDDLGDYKVNGWWKDLELRRLLWDAARSTTFQDFMDNMDKIKRVSGDAWTCLNKWLRHSWTKSQFSHRPKLDNICNNACEVFNAWIKEAKSKPIITLLEEVRMFVMRLIAKNKVKLNKHVGKLPPVIQSRLEKGHTKRECKKKRTDEVAATLVAATAAIAAAKSKITPTVSTLAVEASNTTNEAPQVVEAPPGVGIQNLPHVDVTNNFPPPVATAEIDLSQPNYNGT